The following proteins are co-located in the Flectobacillus major DSM 103 genome:
- the rpoN gene encoding RNA polymerase factor sigma-54, translating into MQKLSLNQALQQRLSPQQIQFIKLLQIPTFELAARIEEELEINPALEEGMDLDNDIQEQKDEFDDDYDEYSDDEFADYNDHDIDIDNYLHDDYSGYKMQGDGSGGDEDDKEMPIMMVDSLTDHLTTQLSFLRLGETKEAIGNQLIGSIESDGYIRRPMQAIVNDLAFTQGIYTTVEEVEEVLKSVQTFDPAGIAARDLKECLLLQLDRKDVSDPRVQNAIRIVDEYFDEFSKKHYEKIQRRLNIDDETMKQTIAIITKLNPKPGASDEDGAIVQYLMPDFILVNNNGKLELMLNSKNAPELRVSNSFHEMLETYDKSDKNNKVIKETVTFIKQKLDSAKWFIDAIKQRQQTLLKTMQAIVDYQREFFLTGDESKLKPMILKDIANEIEMDISTVSRVASSKSVQTEYGLYLLKYFFSEGISTESGEDASSREVKNILKELIENEPKKSPLSDDKLEKYLNEKGYNIARRTVAKYREQLNIPVARLRKQL; encoded by the coding sequence ATGCAAAAGCTATCCCTAAATCAAGCACTTCAGCAACGGCTTTCGCCGCAACAGATACAGTTTATAAAACTATTACAGATACCTACGTTTGAACTTGCCGCTCGAATTGAAGAAGAGTTAGAAATCAATCCTGCCCTTGAAGAAGGTATGGATCTGGATAATGATATTCAAGAACAAAAAGATGAATTTGACGACGATTATGATGAATATTCAGATGATGAATTTGCAGATTATAACGACCACGATATAGATATTGACAATTACCTCCACGATGATTATAGTGGTTATAAAATGCAAGGCGATGGCTCTGGAGGTGATGAGGACGATAAGGAAATGCCTATAATGATGGTTGATAGCCTAACCGACCATTTGACTACTCAGTTGAGTTTTCTGCGTTTGGGCGAAACCAAAGAAGCTATTGGTAATCAACTTATTGGCTCAATTGAGTCGGATGGGTATATTAGGCGACCAATGCAGGCTATTGTCAATGATTTGGCTTTTACACAAGGTATATACACTACAGTGGAGGAGGTTGAGGAGGTACTAAAGTCGGTACAGACTTTTGACCCTGCGGGTATTGCTGCAAGAGATTTGAAAGAATGCCTTTTGTTGCAGTTGGATAGAAAAGACGTGTCGGACCCCAGAGTACAAAATGCCATTAGAATTGTAGATGAGTATTTTGATGAATTTTCAAAAAAACATTATGAAAAAATTCAACGTCGTCTCAATATTGATGACGAAACAATGAAGCAAACCATTGCTATTATTACCAAACTTAACCCAAAACCTGGGGCTTCGGATGAAGACGGGGCGATTGTTCAATACCTAATGCCCGACTTTATTTTGGTGAATAATAATGGTAAATTGGAGCTAATGTTAAATTCAAAAAATGCTCCTGAGCTACGAGTTAGCAACTCTTTTCATGAAATGTTGGAAACTTATGATAAGAGCGACAAAAACAATAAAGTTATTAAGGAAACCGTAACTTTTATTAAACAAAAACTGGATTCGGCTAAGTGGTTTATAGATGCAATCAAGCAGCGTCAACAAACTTTGCTAAAAACAATGCAGGCAATCGTAGATTATCAAAGGGAGTTTTTCCTGACAGGCGATGAGTCAAAACTCAAACCGATGATTTTGAAAGATATTGCCAACGAAATCGAAATGGATATTTCGACAGTGTCGAGGGTGGCTAGCAGCAAATCGGTTCAAACTGAGTATGGTTTATATTTGTTAAAATACTTCTTCTCTGAGGGAATTTCTACTGAGTCGGGCGAAGATGCTTCGAGTAGAGAAGTCAAAAATATTTTGAAAGAATTAATAGAAAACGAACCTAAAAAGAGCCCACTTTCCGACGATAAACTTGAAAAATACTTGAACGAAAAAGGTTATAATATTGCCAGACGTACCGTAGCCAAGTACCGTGAACAATTGAATATTCCTGTGGCTAGATTAAGGAAACAACTTTAA
- a CDS encoding enoyl-CoA hydratase/isomerase family protein, producing the protein MYQLLKYEVQEGICTIVLNRPEVYNALSPALIQEITQAVETAAESLEVRVIVITGAGEKAFCSGADLKAGVGNAASLGESLRKNYNPMILAIRNAPKPVICRLNGIAAGAGCSLALACDSIIAAENASMSQIFVNIGLIMDAGSSYFLPRLVGSQKAFELCSTGRIVAAEECLALGLVNQVVTNDALDGAVQQLALQYAKAPTKAIGLIKKVLNHSGNSSLEQMLELEAVYQDEAAQTQDFMEGVSAFLQKKRPNFKGI; encoded by the coding sequence ATGTATCAATTGTTGAAATATGAAGTACAGGAAGGTATTTGTACGATTGTTTTGAATAGGCCAGAAGTTTACAACGCTTTGAGTCCAGCCCTAATTCAAGAAATAACCCAAGCGGTAGAAACCGCCGCTGAATCGCTAGAGGTTCGGGTAATTGTGATTACGGGAGCGGGCGAAAAAGCTTTTTGTTCGGGAGCCGATTTGAAGGCAGGCGTAGGTAATGCCGCCAGTTTGGGCGAGTCGCTTCGCAAAAACTATAATCCTATGATTTTGGCTATCCGCAATGCTCCAAAGCCCGTAATTTGTCGATTAAATGGTATTGCAGCAGGGGCGGGCTGTTCGTTGGCTTTGGCTTGTGACAGTATTATAGCGGCCGAAAATGCGTCGATGTCACAAATATTCGTAAATATTGGGTTAATTATGGATGCAGGTTCGTCGTATTTTTTACCTCGTTTGGTAGGTTCACAAAAGGCTTTTGAATTATGCTCGACAGGGCGTATTGTAGCAGCAGAAGAATGTTTGGCATTGGGTCTGGTAAATCAGGTAGTTACCAACGATGCACTCGATGGTGCAGTACAACAGCTGGCCTTACAATATGCCAAAGCCCCAACCAAAGCAATTGGACTAATCAAGAAGGTGTTGAATCATTCGGGTAATTCGTCGTTGGAACAGATGCTAGAATTAGAAGCGGTGTATCAAGATGAAGCTGCCCAAACCCAAGATTTTATGGAAGGCGTTTCGGCTTTTTTACAGAAAAAACGACCCAATTTTAAAGGTATCTAA
- a CDS encoding Gfo/Idh/MocA family protein, with translation MSNSRRDFIKKLSGTSAMVVGGVSLSEAYGKTFILQSEARISSNDTIRIALIGSGIIGHYDTDTALKVPGVELVAVCDLYTGRLERAKEKWGKNIFTTKDYREILIRKDIDAVLICTTDHWHDKISIDAMKAGKHVYCEKPMVHHIDEGQAVIDTQKKTGKVFQVGSQRASAVSVLEAKKYYEQGIIGELTYIEAVNDRTSANGAWQYTIPTDASPQTVDWDKYIGDAPKTPFDALKFFRWRNYKDFGTGVAGDLFVHILTGVHVVTSSIGPSKIFALGDLNYWKDGRDAYDLVTGMMYYPERKTHPSFQLFTRVNLADGGSGGSYTRLVGTEGVIEMRWNDLTIKHFKRPKAPEFGGYDSVMTFSEAQQIEAKKQYEATYTKEDKEWKRYDDIVFKSPQGYDDRLDHFIGFFEAVRAGKTVVEDASFGLRAAAPSIACNMSVEQKKPIVWDAEKMKIIG, from the coding sequence ATGAGCAACTCAAGAAGAGATTTTATCAAAAAACTAAGCGGTACTTCGGCCATGGTTGTTGGCGGGGTTAGTCTTTCGGAAGCCTACGGAAAAACCTTTATTCTGCAATCAGAAGCTCGTATTTCCTCCAACGACACCATCAGAATTGCTCTGATTGGCTCAGGCATTATTGGCCACTACGATACCGATACAGCCCTAAAAGTACCGGGTGTCGAGCTCGTTGCAGTATGCGATTTATACACAGGTCGCCTAGAACGAGCCAAAGAAAAATGGGGAAAAAATATTTTTACAACCAAAGATTATCGGGAAATCTTGATTCGTAAAGATATAGACGCTGTACTGATTTGTACTACCGACCATTGGCACGATAAAATTTCTATAGATGCTATGAAGGCAGGAAAACACGTATATTGCGAAAAACCTATGGTGCATCATATCGACGAAGGGCAGGCCGTTATTGATACCCAAAAGAAAACGGGCAAAGTTTTTCAGGTAGGAAGCCAACGTGCTAGTGCGGTTTCGGTGTTGGAAGCCAAAAAATATTATGAACAAGGTATTATTGGCGAGCTTACTTATATCGAAGCCGTCAATGACCGAACTAGTGCCAATGGAGCTTGGCAATATACCATACCAACAGATGCCTCGCCCCAAACAGTAGATTGGGACAAATACATTGGCGATGCCCCCAAAACACCCTTCGATGCCCTTAAATTTTTCAGATGGCGTAATTACAAAGATTTTGGGACAGGGGTTGCTGGCGACTTGTTTGTCCATATTCTTACGGGCGTACATGTTGTAACAAGTTCTATTGGCCCTAGCAAAATTTTTGCCCTTGGCGACCTCAATTACTGGAAAGATGGTCGAGATGCCTACGACTTAGTAACAGGTATGATGTATTATCCAGAAAGAAAAACGCATCCTTCATTCCAGCTTTTTACCAGAGTAAATTTGGCCGATGGCGGAAGCGGTGGCTCGTACACTCGTTTGGTAGGTACTGAAGGGGTTATAGAAATGCGTTGGAACGACCTCACTATCAAACATTTCAAACGTCCAAAAGCTCCAGAGTTTGGTGGATATGACTCTGTTATGACTTTTTCGGAAGCTCAACAAATAGAAGCCAAAAAACAATATGAGGCAACCTATACAAAAGAGGATAAAGAATGGAAAAGGTATGACGATATTGTTTTCAAATCGCCACAAGGCTACGACGATCGCCTTGACCATTTCATTGGTTTTTTTGAGGCTGTTAGGGCTGGCAAGACTGTTGTAGAGGATGCCTCGTTTGGCTTACGAGCAGCGGCTCCGTCAATTGCCTGCAATATGAGTGTAGAGCAAAAGAAACCGATTGTTTGGGATGCCGAAAAAATGAAGATAATCGGGTAA
- a CDS encoding SPASM domain-containing protein, with amino-acid sequence MNKNISDGINFLSKLTAKRVWNAVKVVSSFYSSKLTGKPNTWGLPISISFEPTTSCNLRCPECPSGLRSFTRPTGMLSSGLFKQTIDELSDTLLYLIFYFQGEPYLHPQFLELVGYASQKGIYTATSTNAHYLSDEQAKKTVESGLDRLIISIDGTSQEVYQQYRVGGKLNKVIEGTKHIVKWKKALKSSTPHIIFQFLVVKPNQHQIEEVKLLAKELGVDEVGLKTAQIYDYANGSELIPTIDKYARYARQNDGSYTIKNKLVNHCWKMWHSCVITWDGLVVPCCFDKDAHFRLGDMKTQSFTKLWNDQAYNDFRKTLIKSRSQIEMCKNCTEGTQVWA; translated from the coding sequence ATGAATAAGAATATTAGCGACGGAATTAACTTTTTATCAAAACTTACAGCGAAGCGTGTATGGAATGCGGTGAAGGTTGTGAGTAGCTTTTATTCGTCTAAACTTACTGGTAAGCCCAATACTTGGGGATTGCCAATTAGTATTTCTTTTGAACCCACTACGTCCTGTAATTTACGTTGCCCCGAATGCCCTAGTGGGCTTCGGTCGTTTACTCGTCCAACGGGTATGTTGTCCTCAGGACTATTCAAGCAGACCATCGATGAACTATCAGATACCCTGTTGTATCTTATTTTTTATTTTCAAGGCGAACCCTACTTGCATCCACAATTTCTTGAATTAGTTGGTTATGCTTCCCAAAAAGGAATCTATACGGCTACTTCTACCAATGCCCATTATTTGTCGGACGAACAAGCTAAAAAAACAGTTGAGTCGGGTTTAGATAGGTTGATTATCTCAATTGATGGTACAAGCCAAGAGGTGTACCAACAGTATCGGGTAGGAGGAAAACTCAATAAAGTAATAGAAGGAACAAAGCATATCGTAAAGTGGAAAAAAGCCTTGAAGTCGAGTACTCCACACATTATTTTTCAGTTTTTAGTTGTAAAGCCTAATCAGCATCAAATTGAGGAGGTAAAGCTATTGGCCAAAGAGTTGGGTGTGGATGAAGTTGGGCTCAAAACGGCTCAGATTTACGATTATGCAAATGGCTCGGAGTTGATACCTACCATCGATAAATACGCTCGTTATGCTCGTCAAAATGATGGAAGTTATACTATCAAAAACAAGTTGGTAAATCACTGTTGGAAAATGTGGCATTCGTGTGTGATTACTTGGGATGGTTTGGTAGTGCCGTGTTGTTTTGACAAAGATGCTCATTTTCGTTTGGGTGATATGAAAACTCAGTCGTTTACCAAGCTTTGGAATGACCAAGCATACAACGATTTTCGGAAAACCCTTATCAAGTCTCGCTCACAGATTGAAATGTGTAAAAATTGTACAGAAGGTACACAGGTTTGGGCGTAG
- a CDS encoding peptidoglycan DD-metalloendopeptidase family protein: MIIEEILKKQKFASVVPFNFQTDTLLHLDLTEANTDLHTIDLTNTQVFSDYVFQKINEAGAVCAVGGYLENRFIYRRSQHFQQSFEPRSIHLGVDIWAKAGTPVFAPLAGNVHSFANNDTFGDYGPTIIVAHRLQDCTFYTLYGHLSLESLEGLEEGQAIEQGQQIATFGDFPINGNWPPHLHFQVITDMQGRKGDYAGVCEPSQQDIYAKLCINANIVLGIEL, encoded by the coding sequence ATGATAATAGAAGAAATATTAAAAAAACAAAAATTTGCCAGTGTTGTTCCTTTTAACTTTCAAACAGATACATTACTTCATCTTGATTTAACCGAAGCCAATACTGATTTACATACAATAGATTTAACCAATACCCAAGTATTTTCTGATTATGTATTTCAGAAAATTAATGAAGCTGGTGCAGTTTGTGCGGTAGGAGGGTATCTCGAAAATCGCTTTATCTATCGTCGAAGCCAACATTTTCAACAATCATTCGAGCCACGTTCTATTCATTTGGGTGTAGATATTTGGGCAAAAGCTGGAACACCCGTATTTGCCCCGCTGGCTGGCAATGTACATAGCTTTGCCAATAACGATACTTTTGGAGACTACGGGCCTACCATTATTGTAGCTCACCGATTGCAAGACTGTACCTTTTATACGCTATACGGACACCTAAGCTTGGAGTCGCTGGAAGGCTTGGAAGAAGGACAGGCTATTGAACAAGGACAACAAATTGCTACTTTTGGCGATTTTCCTATTAATGGCAACTGGCCACCACATTTGCATTTTCAAGTAATAACCGATATGCAAGGGCGAAAAGGCGATTATGCGGGTGTTTGTGAACCCTCGCAACAAGACATTTACGCTAAGCTATGTATCAATGCCAATATTGTTTTGGGTATTGAGTTATAA
- the cdaA gene encoding diadenylate cyclase CdaA: protein MHIGFLDIDFIDLFDIVFVAFLLYQIYRLIQGSIANKIFFGYIMIYVVYLVATALGMELLSAILGQFMNVGVLALLIIFQQEIRRFLMMLGRSTSIQENALLKRFYTPKISKENVSTLQAIVEATKVMATTHTGALIVIEKEDDLKKFIESGDEIDSQVSKRLLLTIFHKNSPLHDGAVIIKNGRLAAARCMLPVSESGTISPTLGFRHRAAFGMSEQTDAAIIVVSEEKGEVSFVNHGGIFRNMSVRDLENKLSDYLLS from the coding sequence ATGCACATAGGTTTCTTAGATATTGATTTTATAGATTTATTTGATATAGTATTTGTTGCGTTTTTACTTTACCAAATATATAGACTTATTCAGGGGAGTATCGCTAATAAAATATTCTTTGGCTATATCATGATATACGTAGTGTATTTGGTAGCAACTGCCTTGGGTATGGAGTTGCTTTCTGCTATTTTGGGGCAGTTTATGAATGTGGGTGTACTGGCTTTACTGATTATTTTCCAACAAGAAATACGTCGTTTTTTGATGATGCTGGGGCGGTCTACTTCAATTCAGGAAAATGCCTTGCTCAAAAGATTTTATACGCCAAAAATTTCTAAAGAAAATGTCTCGACCTTACAAGCTATTGTAGAAGCTACCAAAGTAATGGCCACTACGCATACTGGAGCATTGATTGTAATAGAAAAGGAAGACGACTTAAAAAAGTTTATTGAATCGGGCGATGAAATAGACTCACAGGTTTCAAAAAGGTTGTTGTTAACTATTTTTCATAAAAATTCTCCATTGCACGACGGTGCTGTTATTATTAAAAATGGCCGTTTGGCGGCTGCACGTTGTATGTTACCAGTTTCGGAAAGTGGTACAATTTCGCCAACATTAGGCTTTAGGCATCGTGCTGCTTTTGGTATGAGCGAACAAACTGATGCTGCCATTATTGTAGTTTCGGAAGAAAAAGGAGAGGTATCCTTTGTTAATCACGGAGGAATTTTTAGAAATATGTCGGTTCGAGACCTCGAAAACAAACTCAGTGATTATTTGTTAAGCTAA